The following are encoded together in the Streptomyces sp. NBC_00358 genome:
- a CDS encoding amidase domain-containing protein, with the protein MKSRKLSRKRQRATIVGAAAASVVAGAALLPNWSAGAASVTADPKVDASTKATFQRLADAVFTDRTDALVADDGAKRKTSRFSGEVRLSSAQSRAEKSALTKLEDRKARLAALGEKYRSANTTVVLDRTQVKGRHASVDVTETTTLAYDKAKGTEPKTTGFAAHHTLTFKADRKGDWQLTNIRDTDDGVAVNQVAATTYVATPMTGDSTPPAATRSAITQPAPAKPKNFSATGLDYKAMATYAAKYWNNYNPAYPNFNGEGAGGDCTNFVSQTLKAGGWKHVPGYTNDFHKWFGNSDIQSDSFVGVNEFSWFALSSKRATSLANVYQADVGDVIQMDFNKDGSKDHTMIVTYRSPQGVPYVSYHSTNTYNRSLASIIASYPNAAYYAYRT; encoded by the coding sequence TTGAAATCAAGGAAACTGAGCCGTAAGCGGCAACGCGCAACCATAGTCGGGGCGGCGGCCGCCTCGGTCGTCGCCGGCGCAGCTCTGCTGCCCAACTGGTCCGCGGGCGCGGCGAGTGTCACCGCCGACCCCAAGGTGGACGCGTCGACGAAGGCGACCTTCCAGCGGTTGGCGGACGCGGTCTTCACCGACCGTACCGACGCCCTGGTGGCCGACGACGGGGCGAAGCGGAAGACCTCGCGGTTCTCCGGCGAGGTGCGCCTGTCCTCGGCCCAGTCGCGTGCCGAGAAGTCCGCGCTGACGAAGCTGGAGGACCGCAAGGCCCGTCTGGCGGCGCTCGGCGAGAAGTACCGCTCGGCCAACACGACTGTGGTTCTGGACCGTACGCAGGTGAAGGGCCGTCACGCCAGCGTCGACGTCACCGAGACGACGACGCTGGCCTACGACAAGGCCAAGGGCACCGAGCCGAAGACCACCGGCTTCGCTGCGCACCACACGCTCACGTTCAAGGCCGACCGCAAGGGCGACTGGCAGCTCACGAACATCCGTGACACGGACGACGGGGTGGCGGTCAACCAGGTCGCGGCCACCACGTACGTGGCCACGCCGATGACCGGCGACAGCACTCCGCCGGCCGCGACCCGTTCCGCCATCACGCAGCCCGCGCCGGCCAAGCCGAAGAACTTCTCGGCCACCGGTCTGGACTACAAGGCCATGGCGACGTACGCGGCGAAGTACTGGAACAACTACAACCCGGCCTACCCGAACTTCAACGGGGAGGGAGCCGGCGGCGACTGCACCAACTTCGTCAGCCAGACCCTGAAGGCCGGCGGCTGGAAGCACGTTCCCGGTTACACGAACGACTTCCACAAGTGGTTCGGCAACTCCGACATCCAGTCGGACTCGTTCGTCGGCGTCAACGAGTTCTCGTGGTTCGCCCTGTCCTCCAAGCGGGCCACCAGCCTCGCCAACGTCTATCAGGCCGACGTCGGTGACGTCATCCAGATGGACTTCAACAAGGACGGGTCCAAGGACCACACGATGATCGTCACGTACCGCAGCCCGCAGGGCGTGCCGTATGTGTCGTACCACTCCACCAACACCTACAACAGGTCGTTGGCGAGCATCATCGCGTCGTACCCGAACGCGGCGTACTACGCCTACCGCACCTGA